A single region of the Pan troglodytes isolate AG18354 chromosome 22, NHGRI_mPanTro3-v2.0_pri, whole genome shotgun sequence genome encodes:
- the VPS26C gene encoding vacuolar protein sorting-associated protein 26C isoform X6, which produces MGTALDIKIKRANKVYHAGEVLSGVVVISSKDSVQHQGVSLTMEGTVNLQLSAKSVGVFEAFYNSVKPIQIINSTIEMVKPGKFPSGKTEIPFEFPLHVKGNKVLYETYHGVFVNIQYTLRCDMKRSLLAKDLTKTCEFIVHSAPQKGKFTPSPVDFTITPETLQNVKEHSHLTEAGQQRAFQRFHSALRGGRLTARAGTVRTQTPGQCQPSSPASCVRTGLSGCQWQPLVEPQLVPRAAR; this is translated from the exons GAAGTGCTCTCTGGCGTGGTGGTCATATCGAGTAAGGATTCAGTCCAACACCAGGGAGTGTCTTTGACCATGGAAGGAACTGTAAACCTCCAGCTCAGTGCCAAAAGTGTGGGTGTGTTTGAAGCTTTTTATAATTCTGTTAAG CCTATCCAGATTATCAACAGCACCATAGAAATGGTGAAGCCAGGGAAATTTCCCAGCGGCAAAACAGAAATCCCTTTTGAATTTCCTCTGCACGTGAAGGGTAACAAAGTTCTGTATGAGACGTATCATGGCGTGTTTGTCAACATTCAG TATACACTGCGCTGTGACATGAAGCGGTCTCTGTTGGCCAAGGACTTGACAAAGACCTGTGAATTTATCGTTCACTCCGCT CCTCAGAAGGGGAAGTTTACTCCCAGTCCCGTGGACTTCACGATTACACCTGAAACCTTACAGAACGTCAAAGAG CATTCCCACCTGACAGAGGCCGGGCAGCAACGTGCTTTTCAAAGATTCCACAGTGCCCTCCGTGGTGGACGCCTCACGGCCAGGGCAGGTACCGTGAGGACACAGACGCCTGGGCAGTGCCAGCCCAGCTCCCCCGCCTCCTGCGTCAGGACAGGGCTGTCTGGCTGTCAGTGGCAGCCGCTGGTGGAGCCTCAGCTGGTCCCTCGAGCTGCACGGTGA